tatatgctcctggatatcttacaaggtcactatagagtaaagtaataaattttgAGACTTAAAATCTACTCTCCTAGAAACAGgaaacatatataaagatatatatatatatatatatatatatatatatatatatatatatatatatatatatatatatatatatatatataattgtaatagccacaatgccctcttaactttctctaattcttagcactttttttggatatgctagTCACTACAATgccataagggaagacaaagttccccatagagctaccattaacagatgtAAACTCATCACGaatgaaggtatcaatcactttaagatgatgcttcctactgtcaagttgaggatcacgagacctcataggTCTGAAATCTGTGACCTCGCAGTCACCAGATATATTCCCGGaagttatgacctcctcctgggacaggacttccagtccccgtctaagttacagcaatccaggggtccaaatcccccaaattattcattaggcacgagtaagcctcaaacgcctgcatttGTTCCACTGTCAGttccacctgagtgcaatgtgcagtggccccctccatcaagatcgattcccAATCCCATTCCAATGACCAGCCCTGCCCCAgagccagtgccagggccccaaatagatccccctctaggagatcccacacttgattcacaatctctgccagtgtcacttgggtccactgagcagtgccaagctccgtccatccCGAACGATGAGCAAtttccaaatcaattattagtaCCTGGCCTtaccttagtgccagcgccagagcatgcccctgatctccattccagagatcccagcccaggtcccctctcttctcccagcctggcTCCACTACCAGTACCGTTAAGAGAGACGGAGCCGTCCggccacagtggaagctcacccatAGGTGCAGCCTGAGCTGGTCAatcttacctgcgagcctctcatgcCCCCCATGACTGCTTCCACTTTGTCTCAGTCCACTGCAGAcaaacagtgagtaaggattctgccatgtctcaaatggctgatgaactcaaggaactgagATGGATCATGATAGAGCTCGTAAAAAGGGCCACTGTGTCAGccgtcaaagaagccgacacaggagGCACCCAAATACCCTCCCCGGGCTCGGTTCCACCAATTCCCCGATcaagacaaaccatcaaggtAAGAGAGGTCTGTGTAGGAAATACCATGGGCATGGATAATTCCACGTAGTTTAAAGAGAGtccccgagctctcctggcacccgtgccaaaatggtacagtgccatccctttttcctacgaagactttggcacctctatccagaagaggatgtgaGGGTCCTTcacatatttatttcctttataactctatcccttattcttccctttaacatttcccttccttacttttgattattactcacatttattttatgccttaccaaggcctccattttactttaatcccttctgcccatgcagaatgccattgacagatatgccaactgtataagtcctacaacttccctttcatgcttaccacagcatgatgcatttaaaatatgatatgtcatcaccattagttattattatatgagtgccaacatgtcacagtgccattattgtagatgctggcaaatgatcctgccagaggagttgcgccctctggctacctttgtggccttcttgggctaagaatgaacctagctgttttccataggctaaggaatgtaatttcggcatatttaatcatcatgttttgctaacaatcattgattactctgaatctgtcacctattctgtttgtgaatctctgtaatagaTCTCAAGTCTCAGGGTTgcaaccttgtgtttatagtgcccgaatgcactgagctgttgctcaagtatcgtggaaacacctaaccaagaccaCGTTTATCTTACTGTGATGCCTCTTTGAGGCAGACTAACCACTTGtgtgcaaaatttgtaattgattattattaagagtgcatgaagtatctctagaattaacctagtgttaattcattgttttaactgtgccattacattgtgaaaaatattctgattcatgctgccttaacgtaataggaattcAATGATAAGAATATCTCATTCTTAGCAGCACGTATTTACTCTGCtttaacgtaaatgtcacaatgttgttttgcctctt
The sequence above is drawn from the Macrobrachium rosenbergii isolate ZJJX-2024 chromosome 15, ASM4041242v1, whole genome shotgun sequence genome and encodes:
- the LOC136846290 gene encoding uncharacterized protein, with the protein product MILPMVQLRVTRPQKARTLNLTVAKYILGGYDVLLGQDFMSPSKSRQFWGPNSPNNPTDLSPVPGTASVLVPRPQPDLSSGESRQSTPLPVPLGRTEQCQSPSAPAGETNDKPIPVPVPSTFFGYASHYNAIREDKVPHRATINRCKLITNEGINHFKMMLPTVKLRITRPHRSEICDLAVTRYIPGSYDLLLGQDFQSPSKLQQSRGPNPPNYSLGTSKPQTPAFVPLSVPPECNVQWPPPSRSIPNPIPMTSPAPEPVPGPQIDPPLGDPTLDSQSLPVSLGSTEQCQAPSIPNDEQFPNQLLVPGLTLVPAPEHAPDLHSRDPSPGPLSSPSLAPLPVPLRETEPSGHSGSSPIGAA